The Pochonia chlamydosporia 170 chromosome 1, whole genome shotgun sequence genome window below encodes:
- a CDS encoding HET domain-containing protein (similar to Cordyceps militaris CM01 XP_006674245.1): MDTSPHPTPSPPSSQTTYKYPPLPNKRSIRVLTLQPSTQAAAPLTGSLSIEDLDSLLNSESSSSYETISYVWGAGGRTKSILCDAQSLPLTRSIHDALCRMRLPTKPRRLWADQICINQDDIQERSSQVKLMNEVYKGAGRILVWLGPDEKGDAELAKQMVDYLHDVFDDEDKHKEFRVAHSEQLYRQAYEPWVPFSRLTRLPWFGRMWIVQEIGTGAPASLFWGTAELEWEKLSNVCGILNQQYHFLRTRFHISTPSIRYLYNRFVEPEDEYDENHNRGNFVYELHRARHLLARDPRDHIYAFLGHFSVQKGSLELQDLTADYSRPVAQVYCDMAVRVLKDASSLILLSATHNVVSNSRKPLFDNTTITLPSWVPDWRVLPVHMIGSPVTPHAAAGSTAPKLQIDEQNHILHIHGVRVDTVHRRSWIFHGKAFQFRHARWTISPLEALWKDICGHDLFDLDVQYAPHPSATPQEWRPAHESSAFYALVQTLSNGCIGADRSRSYADIPSKNWLSNGASYLVKSGVQRNKISPQLLGAARAGDPFKWSHEATLVTRYRRFAVTDGGYFLMGPDSMEDGDVVVVLEGGKTPFVLRPGGQDVEGEARKWTLVGECYVHGLMSGEVYSLPGIKPEIFSIY, translated from the exons ATGGATACGAGTCCCCATCCAACGCCCTCTCCGCCCTCCTCCCAAACCACATACAAATACCCACCTCTGCCAAACAAACGATCCATCCGCGTCCTCACCCTCCAACCTTCCACCCAGGCCGCCGCACCACTCACCGGCTCACTATCAATTGAAGACCTCGACTCCCTACTCAACAGTGAAAGTAGCTCCTCCTACGAAACAATCTCCTACGTCTGGGGCGCAGGCGGACGCACCAAGTCCATCTTGTGTGATGCACAATCCTTACCCCTGACGAGGAGCATTCACGATGCGCTCTGTCGAATGAGACTCCCCACGAAACCAAGGAGATTATGGGCCGATCAAATCTGCATCAACCAGGATGACATCCAAGAGAGGAGCAGCCAGGTCAAGCTTATGAATGAAGTGTATAAAGGTGCTGGCAGGATACTCGTCTGGTTAGGTCCCGACGAAAAGGGGGACGCAGAACTAGCAAAGCAAATGGTCGATTACCTGCACGACgtgtttgacgatgaagataAACACAAGGAATTTCGAGTCGCGCACTCGGAGCAACTGTACAGACAGGCTTACGAGCCGTGGGTGCCATTCTCACGGTTAACCCGCTTACCATGG TTTGGAAGGATGTGGATCGTGCAGGAAATAGGAACCGGCGCACCGGCAAGTCTCTTCTGGGGAACCGCCGAACTAGAATGGGAGAAACTCTCCAACGTATGCGGCATCCTCAACCAGCAGTACCACTTCCTCCGGACGCGCTTCCACATCAGCACCCCCAGCATACGGTACCTGTACAACCGGTTCGTCGAGCCAGAGGACGAGTACGACGAGAACCACAACCGGGGCAACTTTGTCTACGAGCTGCACCGGGCGAGACACCTGCTCGCCCGGGATCCGAGGGACCACATCTACGCGTTTCTGGGGCACTTCTCCGTCCAGAAGGGCAGTTTGGAGCTGCAGGACCTGACGGCGGATTATAGCCGTCCTGTGGCCCAAGTATACTGCGACATGGCGGTTCGCGTCCTCAAAGATGCGTCCTCGCTGATTCTCCTCTCCGCGACGCACAATGTCGTGTCCAACAGTCGCAAACCGCTGTTTGATAACACCACCATCACTTTACCGAGCTGGGTGCCAGACTGGCGCGTCCTCCCAGTACACATGATAGGATCGCCCGTCACTCCCCACGCCGCAGCCGGATCAACAGCTCCAAAATTACAAATCGACGAGCAAAACCACATCTTACACATCCACGGCGTGCGAGTAGACACCGTGCACCGCCGGTCATGGATCTTCCACGGCAAAGCCTTCCAGTTCCGCCACGCCCGCTGGACCATCAGCCCATTAGAAGCCCTCTGGAAAGACATATGCGGCCACGACCTCTTCGACCTGGATGTACAGTACGCGCCGCACCCGTCTGCCACCCCGCAAGAATGGCGACCGGCCCACGAGTCGTCCGCGTTTTACGCCCTCGTGCAAACACTCTCGAACGGGTGCATCGGCGCCGACCGCTCCCGCTCGTACGCTGACATCCCGTCCAAGAACTGGCTCAGCAACGGGGCGTCGTACCTCGTCAAGAGCGGCGTGCAGAGGAACAAGATCTCGCCGCAGTTGCTGGGGGCAGCGAGGGCCGGCGACCCCTTTAAATGGAGTCATGAGGCGACGCTGGTGACGAGGTATAGGAGATTTGCGGTCACGGATGGCGGGTATTTCCTCATGGGGCCGGATTcgatggaggatggggacGTGGTTGTTGTTTTGGAGGGGGGCAAGACGCCGTTTGTGTTGAGGCCGGGAGGGCAGGATGTTGAAGGGGAAGCGCGGAAATGGACGTTGGTGGGAGAATGTTATGTTCATGGGCTGATGTCTGGAGAGGTATATTCACTTCCGGGTATTAAGCCGGAGATATTCTCCATATATTGA